From the genome of Flavobacterium luteolum, one region includes:
- a CDS encoding protease complex subunit PrcB family protein, with protein MKKVISVLAIFVLVSCGVKKVENSNALYEVLTTQSDGGGNIKFFEILTEPNEIKMLENDPLLADKMKEPNIHDYNYVILNMGEKNTSGYSIDVEKVEETDKNIIITVKENSPAKDAMTMQVISYPYTVVKIHSKKPIIIN; from the coding sequence ATGAAAAAGGTAATTTCTGTTTTAGCGATTTTTGTTTTGGTTTCGTGTGGAGTGAAGAAAGTTGAAAATTCAAATGCATTGTACGAAGTTTTAACAACGCAATCGGACGGTGGAGGAAATATTAAATTTTTCGAGATTTTAACTGAGCCGAATGAAATTAAAATGCTTGAAAATGATCCGCTTTTGGCTGATAAAATGAAAGAACCAAATATTCATGATTATAATTATGTGATTTTGAATATGGGTGAAAAAAACACAAGCGGTTATAGTATTGATGTTGAAAAAGTCGAAGAAACAGATAAAAATATCATTATAACTGTAAAAGAAAACAGCCCTGCAAAAGACGCAATGACCATGCAGGTTATTTCATATCCTTATACCGTTGTGAAAATCCATTCTAAAAAACCGATTATCATTAATTAA
- the bshA gene encoding N-acetyl-alpha-D-glucosaminyl L-malate synthase BshA: MKIAIVCYPTFGGSGVVATELGLELARRGHEIHFITYSQPVRLALLNPNVHYHEVNVPEYPLFHYQPYELALSSKLVDMVKLYKIELLHVHYAIPHAYAGYMAKQMLKNEGINLPMITTLHGTDITLVGNHPFYKPAVTFSINKSDYVTSVSQSLKDDTLKLFKIKNKIKVIPNFIELDKVKKDPNAPCHRYVMANENERIITHISNFRKVKRIPDIIKIFYNVQKEIPAKLMMVGDGPEKEKAEILCQELGILDKVIFFGNSHEIDKILCMTDLFLLPSETESFGLAALEAMACGVPVISSNSGGLPEVNFDGFSGYLSNVGNVEEMAQNALKILKDDAVLSQFKANALEVARKFDIKNILPKYEALYQKAVDDYKLEKH, encoded by the coding sequence ATGAAAATAGCAATTGTCTGTTATCCTACTTTTGGAGGTAGTGGTGTAGTAGCCACTGAGTTAGGTCTCGAATTAGCCAGAAGAGGACACGAAATACATTTTATTACATATAGCCAACCAGTAAGATTGGCACTTTTGAATCCGAATGTTCATTATCACGAAGTAAATGTTCCGGAGTACCCTTTGTTTCACTATCAGCCGTACGAATTAGCGCTATCGAGCAAATTGGTCGATATGGTTAAATTGTATAAAATAGAGCTTTTGCATGTGCATTACGCCATTCCGCATGCTTATGCAGGTTATATGGCAAAACAAATGCTTAAAAACGAAGGAATTAATCTTCCGATGATTACAACGCTTCACGGAACTGATATTACACTTGTTGGAAATCATCCGTTTTATAAACCTGCGGTGACTTTTAGCATTAATAAATCAGATTATGTGACGTCAGTTTCTCAGAGTTTGAAAGATGATACTTTGAAATTGTTCAAAATCAAAAATAAAATTAAGGTGATTCCGAATTTTATTGAATTGGACAAAGTCAAAAAAGATCCAAACGCGCCTTGTCACCGTTATGTAATGGCGAATGAAAACGAACGTATTATTACGCATATTAGTAACTTTAGAAAAGTAAAACGAATTCCAGATATCATTAAGATTTTCTATAATGTTCAGAAAGAAATTCCAGCTAAACTGATGATGGTTGGAGACGGACCTGAAAAAGAAAAAGCAGAAATTTTATGTCAGGAATTAGGTATTTTAGACAAAGTCATTTTCTTTGGGAATAGCCACGAAATTGATAAAATCTTATGTATGACCGATTTGTTTTTGCTTCCTTCAGAAACTGAAAGTTTTGGTTTGGCAGCATTGGAAGCAATGGCATGCGGTGTTCCTGTAATTTCAAGTAATTCTGGTGGACTGCCTGAAGTTAATTTTGATGGCTTTTCTGGATACTTAAGCAATGTTGGAAATGTTGAGGAAATGGCACAAAATGCATTAAAGATTCTAAAAGATGATGCGGTTTTGAGTCAGTTTAAAGCAAATGCTCTGGAAGTGGCAAGGAAATTTGACATTAAAAACATATTGCCTAAATATGAAGCTTTATACCAGAAAGCGGTTGATGATTACAAATTGGAGAAGCACTAA
- a CDS encoding (Fe-S)-binding protein produces the protein MSENLVVPTMAEMLAEGKQPEVLFWVGCAGSFDDRAKKITKAFVRILNRTNVSFAVLGTEESCTGDPAKRAGNEFLFQMQAMMNIEVLNAYEAKKIVTACPHCFNTLKNEYPELGGHYEVIHHTEFLKSLIDDGRLTVEGGQFKGKKITFHDPCYLGRANKVYEAPRDLIQKLDVELVEMKRSKANGLCCGAGGAQMFKDAEPGNKEVNVLRTEDALEVKPDIIAAGCPFCNTMLTDGIKHQEKEGQVKVLDIAELIANAQDL, from the coding sequence ATGTCAGAAAATTTAGTAGTACCAACAATGGCAGAAATGCTTGCCGAAGGAAAACAGCCAGAGGTTTTGTTTTGGGTAGGTTGCGCAGGAAGTTTTGATGATAGAGCAAAAAAAATTACTAAAGCGTTTGTGCGAATTTTAAATCGTACTAATGTTTCTTTTGCAGTTTTAGGTACAGAAGAGAGTTGTACTGGAGATCCTGCAAAGAGAGCTGGAAATGAATTTTTGTTTCAAATGCAGGCCATGATGAATATCGAGGTTTTGAATGCTTATGAAGCTAAAAAGATCGTTACTGCTTGTCCGCACTGTTTTAATACTTTAAAAAATGAGTATCCTGAGTTAGGAGGCCACTACGAAGTTATTCATCATACAGAATTTTTGAAATCATTAATTGATGATGGAAGATTGACTGTTGAAGGCGGACAGTTTAAAGGGAAGAAAATCACTTTTCATGACCCTTGTTATTTAGGAAGAGCCAATAAAGTGTACGAAGCACCTAGAGATTTAATTCAGAAATTAGACGTTGAATTGGTCGAAATGAAACGTTCTAAGGCAAACGGTTTATGCTGTGGAGCAGGAGGAGCGCAAATGTTTAAAGATGCAGAACCTGGAAACAAAGAAGTAAACGTTCTTCGTACGGAAGATGCATTAGAAGTAAAACCAGATATCATTGCAGCGGGATGTCCATTCTGCAATACGATGTTGACGGACGGAATTAAACATCAAGAAAAAGAAGGACAGGTTAAAGTTCTGGATATCGCTGAATTAATAGCGAATGCACAGGATTTGTAA
- a CDS encoding (Fe-S)-binding protein: MSYLDNILFAVLLIAGFGFFATSVKKIIRNINLGVDVDRKDNPKARWKNMALIALGQSKMVRRPVAGILHIIVYVGFVIINVELLEIIIDGLFGTHRIFAPYLGVVYDVLIASFEILAILVIFAVTVFWLRRNFIRLKRFIHSDLTGFPKSDANYILYFETVLMILFLLMNASDFHLQNVPGGYSHFHKAGSYPISQFIAPIFNGASNETVGLLFEVFWWLHIAGILVFMNYLYFSKHLHILLAFPNTYFANLNPEGQFDNLASVTKEVKLMMDPNADPFAAAPADENAHPAKFGASDVQDLNWVQLLNAYTCTECGRCTSSCPANQTGKKLSPRKIMMDTRDRLTEVGKNIDANKGVFVPDNKTLLNDYITPEELWACTSCNACVEECPVNISPLSIIMDMRRYLVMEQSAAPMSLNAMMTNIENNGAPWQYSQQDRLNWKNEN; this comes from the coding sequence ATGAGTTATTTAGATAATATTTTATTCGCAGTACTTCTTATTGCAGGTTTCGGTTTTTTTGCAACGAGCGTAAAAAAAATCATCCGAAATATTAATTTGGGAGTCGATGTAGATCGAAAAGATAATCCTAAAGCTCGTTGGAAAAACATGGCATTAATTGCTCTAGGGCAATCAAAAATGGTGAGACGCCCTGTTGCTGGAATCCTTCATATTATTGTATATGTAGGTTTCGTAATTATTAATGTCGAATTACTTGAAATCATCATTGATGGTTTATTTGGTACGCATAGAATATTTGCGCCTTATTTAGGTGTAGTTTATGATGTTCTAATTGCTTCATTTGAAATATTAGCTATACTTGTAATTTTTGCTGTTACAGTATTTTGGCTAAGAAGAAACTTTATTCGATTAAAGCGTTTTATACATTCTGATTTAACTGGTTTTCCAAAAAGTGATGCCAATTACATCTTGTATTTTGAAACTGTTTTGATGATTTTGTTTTTGTTGATGAATGCTTCCGATTTTCATTTGCAAAATGTTCCAGGCGGATATTCTCATTTTCATAAAGCAGGAAGTTACCCGATAAGTCAATTTATCGCGCCAATTTTTAATGGTGCATCTAATGAAACAGTTGGATTGTTATTTGAAGTTTTCTGGTGGTTGCATATTGCGGGTATTTTAGTTTTTATGAACTATTTATACTTCTCAAAACATTTACACATTCTTTTAGCATTCCCAAATACATATTTTGCCAATTTAAATCCAGAAGGACAATTTGATAATTTGGCTTCGGTTACAAAAGAGGTAAAATTAATGATGGATCCAAACGCTGATCCTTTTGCAGCAGCCCCAGCTGATGAGAATGCTCATCCTGCTAAATTTGGTGCAAGTGATGTTCAGGATTTAAACTGGGTTCAGTTGTTAAATGCTTATACTTGTACAGAATGCGGACGTTGTACTTCTTCTTGTCCAGCAAATCAAACCGGTAAAAAATTGTCTCCACGTAAAATTATGATGGACACAAGAGATCGTTTAACAGAAGTTGGTAAAAATATCGATGCCAATAAAGGTGTTTTTGTTCCAGATAACAAAACATTATTAAACGATTATATCACGCCAGAAGAGTTATGGGCTTGTACGTCTTGTAATGCTTGTGTTGAAGAATGTCCTGTAAATATTAGTCCATTATCTATTATTATGGATATGCGTCGTTATTTGGTTATGGAACAAAGTGCAGCTCCAATGTCATTAAACGCGATGATGACTAATATTGAAAATAACGGTGCTCCATGGCAATACAGCCAGCAAGACCGTTTAAATTGGAAAAACGAGAATTAA
- a CDS encoding MlaD family protein, with translation MKLTREIKTAILVIGSILLFIWGYSFLKGRDLFTNYTILYAEYDNVEDLSPSAPVTLNGLAIGKVNKITIDEVTGKLLVELQLKTDFPITKSSTASIYSPSLIGGKQIKIIPNFADKELAEDGQKLTSTVELGLTESLGGKIEPIQQKLDKMLVNIDVLVTGLNNTLDKNTQENLKKTIAELSQTMTQFHKASGSLNNILDTNKGQINGAVSNFNKMSSNFNKISDSLNKADLGKTVRNLNQTLAKVDALMANLNSGKGTAGKLLNDDALYNNLAKTSKELELLLQDVRLYPTRYVNVSLFGKKNKPYVAPTEETNSTDKK, from the coding sequence TTGAAACTAACAAGAGAAATTAAAACGGCTATATTAGTCATCGGATCCATTCTACTATTTATTTGGGGATATAGTTTTTTAAAGGGAAGAGACCTTTTTACTAATTATACAATATTATATGCTGAATATGATAATGTTGAAGATTTATCACCATCTGCACCAGTAACACTTAACGGACTTGCGATTGGTAAAGTAAATAAAATTACAATTGATGAAGTTACAGGAAAACTATTAGTGGAGCTTCAGCTTAAAACGGATTTTCCGATTACTAAAAGCAGTACAGCTTCTATTTATTCTCCAAGTTTAATTGGTGGGAAACAAATTAAAATCATTCCAAATTTTGCCGATAAAGAATTAGCTGAAGACGGGCAGAAATTGACTTCAACAGTTGAATTAGGATTAACAGAGTCTTTAGGAGGAAAAATTGAGCCAATTCAGCAAAAGTTGGATAAGATGCTTGTAAATATTGATGTTTTGGTTACTGGATTAAATAATACTTTAGACAAAAACACTCAAGAAAACCTAAAGAAAACAATTGCAGAACTAAGTCAGACTATGACACAGTTTCATAAAGCTTCAGGTAGTCTTAATAATATTTTGGATACTAATAAAGGACAAATTAATGGAGCGGTTTCAAACTTCAATAAAATGTCTAGTAATTTCAATAAAATTTCAGATTCGTTAAATAAAGCAGATTTAGGCAAAACAGTTCGTAACTTGAACCAGACTTTGGCTAAAGTAGATGCTTTAATGGCTAATTTGAATTCTGGAAAAGGAACAGCAGGTAAGTTGTTGAACGATGATGCATTGTATAATAACTTGGCAAAAACTTCAAAAGAGCTTGAATTGTTATTGCAAGATGTTCGCCTTTACCCAACTCGTTACGTAAACGTTTCTCTTTTCGGAAAGAAAAATAAACCATACGTAGCACCAACAGAAGAAACAAACTCAACTGATAAAAAATAA
- a CDS encoding N-acetylmuramoyl-L-alanine amidase family protein: MNGINKFKVIFALFLMISSFYAHSQSNVFKVTLDAGHGDHDFGAVYSGRIEKNIALAIVLKVGKILELNPNVNVIYTRKTDVFVDLVERANIANRANSNIFVSIHCNANKNTAADGTETYVMGLSKVASNLEAAKKENSVITLEKDYKRKYEGYDPNSPESMIGMTLMQEEYLDNSITLATKIEENFEKLGKKLRHGGVKQAPFMVLHKAYMPRVLVETGFVSNPTEGNILNSEEGQDDIAKAIAEAILSYKREYFGSGTESEDSRPIRDTTPSKSKATTPVAVAKNAPKGTFFKVQLIASIKKTPLEPKNFKGLKNVTMIYENNIYKYFYEETTSYETAQKYLQEAKSKGYGAAFLVATKDGEKISIQDAIK; this comes from the coding sequence ATGAATGGAATTAACAAATTTAAAGTAATATTTGCTTTATTTCTAATGATATCGTCTTTTTATGCTCATAGTCAGTCAAATGTGTTTAAAGTGACACTTGATGCTGGACATGGAGATCATGACTTTGGAGCTGTTTACAGCGGACGGATTGAAAAGAATATTGCTTTAGCTATTGTTTTGAAAGTAGGAAAGATTTTAGAGCTTAATCCAAATGTTAATGTAATTTACACTCGTAAAACAGATGTTTTTGTTGATTTGGTCGAAAGAGCAAATATTGCAAACAGAGCAAATTCGAATATTTTTGTCTCGATTCACTGTAACGCCAATAAAAATACTGCAGCCGACGGAACCGAAACTTATGTAATGGGTCTAAGTAAGGTAGCATCAAACCTTGAAGCGGCCAAAAAAGAGAACTCAGTAATTACATTAGAGAAAGACTACAAACGTAAATATGAAGGTTACGATCCAAATTCACCAGAATCAATGATTGGTATGACTTTGATGCAAGAAGAATATTTAGATAACAGTATTACTTTAGCAACTAAAATCGAAGAAAACTTTGAGAAATTAGGAAAAAAACTTCGTCATGGCGGTGTAAAACAAGCGCCTTTTATGGTACTTCATAAAGCATACATGCCTAGAGTTTTGGTTGAAACAGGATTTGTTTCGAATCCAACAGAAGGAAATATCTTGAATTCAGAAGAAGGTCAGGATGATATTGCAAAAGCAATTGCAGAAGCTATTTTAAGTTATAAAAGAGAATACTTTGGTTCAGGAACTGAATCAGAGGATAGTCGGCCCATAAGAGATACTACTCCTTCAAAATCTAAAGCAACAACTCCAGTTGCTGTTGCGAAGAATGCTCCAAAAGGAACATTTTTTAAAGTACAGCTTATTGCAAGTATCAAAAAAACACCTTTAGAACCTAAAAACTTTAAAGGACTTAAAAATGTAACAATGATATACGAAAACAATATTTATAAATATTTCTACGAAGAAACTACAAGTTACGAAACAGCACAGAAATATCTGCAAGAAGCTAAAAGTAAAGGATATGGCGCAGCATTTTTAGTAGCAACTAAAGATGGTGAGAAAATCAGTATTCAGGACGCGATTAAATAA
- a CDS encoding putative LPS assembly protein LptD, with product MTCQKTSHNFTKIAFKPLHTNLFNIVLISFFLTIGCGNLYSQEIKNKKKPLPAVKQTDKETVAITDTIKLDTVKPKKTFLDGKVRYKAKDYAKIDQKKKLITLYNEAELYYKDVELKSGIIVLNYEKDEVYAGRIKDSAGVLTQYPNFKQGPSEVQPDSIRFNFKTKKALIYNSRTEQGEFKIKAAVTKKENDSVYFLKGARFTTSTDVDHPEYYFQTSKVKFIPGKKVITGLTNMVIADVPTPLALPFAYFPMSQEKSVSGIIIPSYNDSNTRGFSLQNGGYYFALSDNYDLTVLGDYYTNGSYAMRFESAYATRYKYRGNVNIRFENLINSERGYPDYSKQSIYNIQWSHSKDTKSNPNSTFSASVNMGSSKYFKQSINQANIGSNLNNTLSSSISYNKTFNTIPGSRISLSATHSQNTQTEDIIMTLPSLQGSIDRVYPFVGKDGVKKGLIKNINLQYNVSGKNYFKTKDSLFFKPQMFDDAQLGLQQTIPLSTNFKIFKYFSAGASTTYQETWVNKTIQKVYDPTAGQTINKTVNGFDAFRTYNFSTNLGTTIYGTFNFGDDKRIQSIRHVMRPSITYAYTPSFEKYYDTYAVDASGRITSEYTRFENGLYGAPGKDNSNIVGFALSNTFEAKVRDRDSTKTEPKKIMLLNNLNFSTSYNFNADGKSTFGWQPVLVSGGTQFFDNKMNMNFGATLDPYAIDNGGNKIDKFNIDNGGSLFRMTSANVTLNYSFSNKGTGKEKEKNTQSQRNGGRSDDLFGTNTDLNDSRNSQFANEPEKDDVITEFFNSKVPWDMTLAYSLTYSNVKRESTISGNSIMVSINTDLTPKWKAGVSTGYDFVQKGVTFTQFRFERDLLSWRMAFNWQPLGTNSNWNFFIGIKSGMLSDIKWNKRSVSNR from the coding sequence TTGACGTGTCAAAAAACAAGCCATAATTTTACAAAAATAGCATTTAAACCTTTGCATACAAACTTATTTAATATCGTTTTAATATCATTTTTCCTAACTATAGGTTGTGGTAATTTATATTCGCAAGAAATAAAAAACAAAAAAAAGCCTTTACCTGCTGTAAAACAAACAGATAAAGAAACTGTTGCGATTACAGACACCATAAAACTTGACACGGTTAAACCGAAAAAGACTTTTTTGGACGGAAAAGTTAGATATAAAGCAAAAGATTATGCTAAAATTGACCAGAAAAAAAAGCTGATTACTTTATATAATGAGGCTGAATTATACTACAAAGATGTCGAGTTAAAATCGGGTATCATTGTACTTAATTACGAAAAAGACGAAGTGTATGCAGGAAGAATTAAAGATTCTGCTGGTGTTTTAACTCAATATCCAAACTTCAAACAAGGACCAAGCGAGGTACAGCCAGACTCTATCCGATTTAATTTTAAAACTAAAAAAGCCTTAATCTACAATTCCAGAACAGAACAAGGTGAATTTAAAATTAAAGCCGCGGTTACTAAAAAAGAAAACGATTCTGTTTACTTTTTAAAGGGAGCACGTTTTACCACATCAACAGATGTAGATCATCCTGAATACTATTTCCAGACTAGTAAAGTTAAATTTATACCAGGAAAAAAAGTAATTACTGGTTTAACAAACATGGTAATTGCAGATGTTCCTACTCCTCTAGCGCTGCCTTTTGCCTATTTCCCAATGAGTCAGGAAAAGAGCGTTTCGGGTATTATTATCCCGAGTTATAACGATTCTAATACTCGAGGTTTTTCATTGCAGAATGGAGGATATTACTTTGCATTAAGCGATAATTACGATTTGACCGTATTAGGAGATTATTATACCAACGGAAGTTACGCCATGCGATTTGAATCGGCATATGCAACACGATATAAGTATAGAGGAAATGTAAATATTCGTTTTGAGAACTTAATCAATAGCGAACGTGGTTATCCTGATTATTCAAAACAAAGCATTTACAATATTCAGTGGTCGCATTCTAAAGACACAAAATCAAACCCCAATTCTACTTTCTCTGCGTCTGTCAACATGGGTAGTAGTAAGTACTTCAAACAGTCTATTAACCAAGCCAATATTGGATCAAACTTAAACAACACTTTAAGTTCATCTATTTCATATAATAAAACATTTAATACTATTCCTGGTTCTCGTATTTCGTTATCTGCAACCCATAGCCAGAATACGCAGACAGAAGACATTATTATGACACTTCCGTCTTTACAAGGAAGTATTGACCGTGTATATCCTTTTGTTGGAAAAGATGGCGTAAAAAAGGGATTAATCAAAAACATCAACTTACAATATAATGTAAGCGGTAAAAACTATTTCAAAACGAAAGATTCGCTGTTTTTTAAGCCTCAAATGTTTGACGATGCACAGCTAGGATTACAGCAAACTATTCCATTGAGCACTAACTTTAAGATTTTCAAATATTTTAGTGCTGGAGCTTCTACCACTTATCAAGAAACATGGGTAAATAAAACCATTCAAAAAGTTTATGACCCAACTGCTGGACAAACCATTAATAAAACCGTAAATGGTTTTGATGCTTTTAGAACTTATAATTTCAGCACCAACTTAGGTACTACTATTTACGGAACTTTCAATTTTGGAGACGACAAGAGAATTCAATCTATTAGACACGTCATGCGTCCGAGTATAACGTATGCTTATACCCCAAGTTTTGAAAAATACTACGACACTTATGCCGTTGATGCTTCTGGAAGAATTACTTCTGAATATACAAGATTTGAAAACGGATTATATGGAGCTCCAGGAAAAGACAACTCTAACATTGTTGGTTTTGCTTTAAGCAACACCTTTGAAGCCAAAGTAAGAGATCGTGACAGCACAAAAACAGAACCTAAAAAAATAATGCTGTTAAACAACTTAAACTTCAGTACAAGCTATAATTTCAATGCTGACGGAAAATCAACATTTGGGTGGCAGCCTGTATTAGTTAGTGGTGGAACGCAGTTTTTTGACAACAAAATGAATATGAATTTTGGTGCAACATTAGATCCATATGCGATTGACAACGGAGGTAACAAAATTGACAAATTCAACATTGACAATGGCGGAAGTTTATTTAGAATGACAAGTGCAAACGTAACTTTAAACTATTCATTCTCAAATAAAGGAACTGGAAAAGAAAAAGAAAAAAATACGCAAAGCCAACGGAATGGTGGACGAAGCGATGATTTATTTGGTACAAATACAGACTTAAATGACAGCCGTAATAGTCAGTTTGCCAATGAGCCTGAAAAAGATGATGTCATTACAGAATTCTTTAATTCTAAAGTCCCTTGGGATATGACACTTGCGTATTCGTTAACATACTCAAACGTAAAGAGGGAAAGCACTATTTCTGGAAACTCAATCATGGTTTCTATTAATACCGATCTTACGCCTAAATGGAAAGCGGGAGTTTCAACAGGTTACGATTTTGTTCAAAAAGGAGTTACCTTTACACAATTCCGTTTTGAAAGAGATCTGTTAAGCTGGAGAATGGCTTTTAACTGGCAGCCTTTAGGAACAAATTCTAACTGGAACTTCTTTATTGGAATTAAATCTGGTATGCTTAGCGATATCAAATGGAACAAGCGTAGCGTTTCAAACAGATAA
- a CDS encoding RidA family protein, with protein sequence MKKIIFTEKAPAPIGPYNQAVLSGNTLYASGQIAINPESGELITDNINDETNQVMKNIAAILEAANMTFENVVKSTIFIMDMNNFGAINTVYGSYFNEKTAPARETVQVACLPKNVNVEISIIAVQ encoded by the coding sequence ATGAAAAAAATCATTTTCACCGAAAAAGCTCCGGCGCCAATCGGACCTTATAATCAAGCTGTATTATCTGGAAACACACTTTATGCTTCTGGACAGATTGCAATCAATCCTGAGTCAGGAGAATTGATTACAGACAACATTAATGATGAAACCAATCAAGTTATGAAAAACATTGCTGCTATACTTGAAGCTGCAAACATGACTTTTGAGAACGTTGTAAAGTCAACTATTTTCATCATGGACATGAATAACTTTGGAGCAATAAACACCGTTTACGGTTCTTATTTTAACGAAAAAACCGCTCCAGCTCGTGAAACGGTTCAAGTGGCTTGTTTGCCAAAAAATGTTAATGTAGAGATTTCTATAATTGCTGTGCAATAG
- a CDS encoding methylglyoxal synthase, with amino-acid sequence MEIAIIAHDGKKADLIDFLIKNEAVLHNEKIRLIGTGTTGGKAEAAGFKTQRMLSGPLGGDAQIAGRVAEGITQMVFFFKDPLSSHPHEADINMLIRVCDVHNVPLATNEATAQLLLDAIAQQL; translated from the coding sequence ATGGAAATTGCCATTATTGCTCATGATGGAAAAAAAGCGGATTTAATTGATTTCTTAATTAAAAATGAAGCTGTTTTACACAATGAAAAAATAAGATTAATTGGTACCGGAACTACGGGGGGAAAAGCGGAAGCTGCTGGATTTAAAACCCAAAGAATGCTATCTGGTCCTCTTGGAGGTGATGCGCAAATTGCAGGAAGAGTAGCGGAAGGAATTACGCAAATGGTGTTCTTTTTTAAAGATCCATTATCAAGTCATCCGCATGAAGCTGATATTAATATGCTAATTCGTGTTTGCGATGTGCATAATGTACCGCTGGCAACCAATGAAGCAACGGCACAATTATTATTAGATGCTATTGCACAGCAATTATAG
- a CDS encoding N-acetylglucosamine kinase, with translation MKLIVDSGSTKADWIAIDDNGKVLFTTQTLGLNPEILDEPEIIERLNDRFDILQNKKNATHLFFYGAGCGTDRMKEWLKRIFQEYFSNAIVDVQEDTYAAVYATTPKGEEAIVSILGTGSNCSYFDGKVLHQKVQSLGYIVMDDCSGNVFGKELIRKYYFNKMPKELAVELEKEYDVDPDFIKNKLYKEPNPNAYLATYAKFLIKHKDTEFCRKIIFKGMKSFVKNYIKQFDNCKEVPVHFVGSIAFYLKDELQETFNKYELQLGNVLRRPIDGLIAYHVANQ, from the coding sequence ATGAAATTAATAGTTGACAGTGGATCTACTAAAGCCGATTGGATTGCGATAGATGATAATGGAAAAGTATTATTCACAACACAAACTTTAGGATTAAATCCTGAAATTCTAGACGAGCCAGAAATTATCGAAAGATTAAATGACCGTTTTGATATCTTACAAAATAAAAAAAATGCTACACATTTATTCTTTTATGGTGCCGGTTGTGGTACAGACAGAATGAAAGAGTGGCTGAAAAGAATTTTTCAAGAATATTTTTCTAACGCAATTGTAGACGTTCAGGAAGATACTTACGCTGCTGTTTATGCAACAACTCCAAAAGGAGAAGAAGCGATTGTTTCTATCTTAGGAACAGGTTCTAACTGCAGTTATTTTGATGGAAAAGTATTGCATCAAAAAGTTCAATCATTAGGTTATATCGTAATGGATGATTGCAGCGGTAATGTTTTTGGAAAAGAATTAATTAGAAAATACTATTTTAATAAAATGCCTAAAGAATTGGCTGTTGAACTTGAAAAAGAGTACGACGTTGATCCAGATTTTATTAAAAACAAATTATACAAAGAACCAAATCCGAATGCTTATTTAGCTACTTATGCTAAATTCTTGATTAAGCATAAAGATACAGAGTTCTGCAGAAAAATTATCTTCAAAGGAATGAAGTCTTTCGTTAAGAACTACATCAAACAATTTGATAACTGCAAAGAAGTTCCAGTACATTTTGTTGGTTCTATTGCATTCTATTTGAAAGATGAATTACAAGAGACATTTAATAAATATGAACTTCAATTAGGTAATGTTTTAAGAAGACCTATTGATGGACTAATTGCTTACCATGTCGCTAATCAATAG